From the genome of Psychroserpens ponticola, one region includes:
- a CDS encoding TetR/AcrR family transcriptional regulator produces MREQIIHKSAELFLNLGFKSVTMDDIASEMGISKKTIYVHFPNKTKLVEAVAFNLFDTICSGIDCICDNAPNPIEELYSIKMFVMQHLKNEKASPQYQLKKYYPKIHHELKFKQFEKMHQSVQESLEHGVDTGVFRSTIDVDFISRMYFTGMTGIKDNMFFPTEQFKMEYLMESYLEYHLRAIVSEKGMTILNNFINKNQS; encoded by the coding sequence ATGAGAGAACAAATTATACATAAGTCAGCTGAACTGTTTTTAAATCTAGGGTTTAAAAGCGTAACAATGGACGATATTGCTAGTGAAATGGGTATTTCTAAGAAAACCATTTATGTGCATTTTCCAAATAAAACAAAACTTGTAGAAGCTGTTGCCTTTAATCTATTTGATACCATTTGTAGTGGAATAGATTGTATATGTGATAATGCTCCAAATCCAATTGAAGAATTATACTCTATAAAAATGTTTGTAATGCAACACTTAAAAAATGAAAAGGCATCACCTCAATATCAATTAAAGAAATATTACCCGAAAATTCATCACGAGCTAAAATTCAAACAATTTGAAAAAATGCATCAGTCTGTTCAAGAAAGCTTAGAACATGGAGTAGATACAGGCGTTTTTAGGAGCACAATAGATGTAGATTTTATATCTAGAATGTATTTCACAGGAATGACAGGGATTAAGGATAATATGTTTTTTCCAACAGAACAATTTAAGATGGAATATCTTATGGAAAGTTATCTAGAGTACCATTTAAGAGCAATCGTTTCTGAAAAAGGAATGACCATATTAAATAATTTTATCAACAAGAACCAATCATAA
- a CDS encoding TolC family protein, with product MRQSLILIISLITVSFGFSQEGTNSFTLQQAIDFALENNRQVKNATRDIDAAEKQKWETTASGLPQLNADVGYNNWIKQQVIIFDIDNDGNLDAIPNGAKQSINATATLSQKLFDGSYLVGLQSAKVFLEISKNAKVKTDLEVRKAVIEAYGNVLLAEESILILERNIDVLEKNLFETNKIFENGLEEEESVEQLQITLSGVKSSLNNTNRLKKLAYQMLNITLGLDINSQTILTDNLERLTSLNMDLNLLAVEDNIENTIDYKIAENDKTSKGLLLKLEKSKALPTLNAFINGAYSGNSNSFTFTHNDQKWFGSSLFGINLNIPIFSSGMRNAATQRAAINLEKSEEDLNEIQQQLKLQIASAKSNYQFAIDDYDNKKENLGLAERIEQKNQTKFFEGIGSSFELRQAQTQLYVAQQELLQAMLDVINSKAELETALNTITLN from the coding sequence ATGAGACAATCACTCATATTAATTATAAGTTTAATCACAGTTTCTTTTGGGTTTTCACAAGAGGGTACAAATAGTTTTACGCTCCAACAAGCTATAGATTTTGCTTTAGAAAATAACAGACAAGTTAAAAACGCAACTCGAGATATTGATGCTGCAGAAAAACAAAAATGGGAAACGACTGCATCAGGTTTGCCACAACTGAATGCAGATGTTGGTTACAACAATTGGATAAAACAACAGGTTATTATTTTCGATATAGATAATGATGGCAACCTTGATGCAATTCCTAATGGAGCAAAACAATCTATTAATGCAACAGCAACGTTAAGTCAGAAATTGTTTGATGGCTCATATTTAGTAGGCTTGCAATCAGCAAAAGTCTTTCTAGAAATATCTAAAAATGCAAAAGTAAAAACAGATCTTGAAGTTAGAAAGGCAGTTATTGAAGCTTACGGAAATGTGCTTTTAGCCGAAGAAAGTATTTTAATATTAGAACGCAATATAGATGTGCTTGAAAAAAATCTATTCGAAACCAATAAAATTTTTGAAAATGGTCTAGAAGAAGAAGAAAGTGTCGAGCAGTTACAAATAACCTTATCTGGAGTTAAAAGTAGTTTAAACAACACTAATAGATTAAAGAAGTTAGCCTATCAAATGTTAAATATTACTCTAGGATTAGACATCAATTCTCAAACGATTCTAACAGATAATCTTGAACGTTTAACGTCTTTAAATATGGATTTAAATCTATTAGCAGTAGAAGATAATATTGAAAATACAATAGATTACAAAATTGCTGAAAATGATAAAACCTCTAAAGGATTGCTTTTAAAATTAGAAAAAAGCAAAGCACTTCCCACTTTAAATGCCTTTATTAATGGAGCTTATTCAGGTAATAGTAATAGCTTTACATTTACTCATAATGATCAAAAGTGGTTTGGGTCTTCGTTGTTTGGTATTAATTTAAATATCCCAATTTTTAGTTCAGGTATGAGAAATGCAGCTACGCAACGTGCAGCAATTAATCTTGAAAAATCTGAAGAAGATCTAAATGAAATTCAGCAACAATTAAAACTTCAAATAGCTTCAGCAAAAAGCAATTATCAATTTGCTATTGACGATTACGACAACAAGAAAGAAAATTTAGGACTAGCAGAGCGTATTGAGCAAAAAAATCAAACTAAATTTTTTGAAGGTATCGGTTCAAGTTTTGAGCTCAGACAAGCACAAACACAATTATATGTAGCACAACAAGAATTATTGCAAGCCATGCTAGATGTCATAAATAGCAAAGCTGAATTAGAAACTGCACTAAACACGATAACACTAAACTAA
- a CDS encoding efflux RND transporter periplasmic adaptor subunit: protein MKNIYSLFIITFLLVSCGGEKKNSVANVLESNSLETIRKKRGELVNEQQAINEQIKLLDEKIKAIDTTKHVPLITTFTAKTEKFEHVLELQGNVTTKNLLVITPEYNGILTHVYVKEGQKVTKGQVLAKIDDGGLSQQIAQLRIQSDLAKTTYERQKRLWEQNIGSEIQYLQAKSTYESQQEAVNQIQQQVAKTIVRAPFNGTIDDVITEQGSVVAAGQSQLMRIVNLDNMYIEVEVPEGYVSNVVKGKKVLVDLPVLGKTIETKIRQASDFINPANRTFKVEIEVPNKDKNIKPNLTARLKINDYTSENAVLIPQSVISENAEGEQYVYIVTDKNSESIGTAKRLIIETGRTQGDVIEVLKNLEKGVEVIKEGARSVKDGQSVEVINYKENENDN from the coding sequence ATGAAAAATATATATTCACTATTTATTATCACCTTTCTTTTGGTTTCTTGCGGAGGCGAAAAGAAGAATTCTGTAGCGAACGTTTTAGAAAGTAATAGTTTAGAAACTATTCGTAAAAAACGGGGCGAATTAGTTAATGAGCAACAAGCAATTAACGAACAAATTAAATTGTTAGATGAAAAAATCAAAGCAATTGATACCACTAAACATGTACCATTAATTACAACGTTTACTGCCAAGACTGAAAAATTTGAACACGTTTTAGAACTTCAAGGAAACGTTACTACAAAAAACCTTTTAGTTATAACACCAGAATACAATGGAATTTTAACTCACGTTTACGTTAAAGAAGGACAAAAAGTAACCAAAGGACAAGTCCTTGCTAAAATTGATGATGGTGGATTGAGTCAACAAATAGCACAACTCCGTATTCAATCTGACTTGGCTAAAACAACTTACGAACGTCAAAAACGTCTTTGGGAACAAAATATTGGTAGTGAAATTCAATATTTACAAGCAAAATCAACCTACGAATCTCAGCAAGAAGCTGTAAATCAAATACAACAACAAGTTGCTAAAACAATTGTAAGAGCACCATTTAATGGAACAATAGATGATGTTATTACAGAGCAAGGAAGCGTCGTTGCAGCTGGACAATCACAATTAATGCGTATCGTAAATCTTGATAATATGTATATAGAAGTTGAAGTTCCTGAAGGCTATGTTTCTAATGTTGTTAAAGGTAAAAAAGTACTAGTTGACCTTCCTGTTTTAGGGAAAACTATAGAAACAAAAATTCGTCAGGCTAGTGATTTTATAAATCCTGCTAATAGAACATTTAAAGTAGAAATTGAAGTGCCCAATAAAGATAAAAATATCAAGCCGAATCTAACTGCTCGATTAAAGATTAACGATTACACAAGTGAAAATGCTGTTTTAATTCCACAAAGTGTGATTTCTGAAAATGCAGAAGGTGAACAATATGTATATATCGTAACTGATAAAAATTCAGAAAGTATTGGTACTGCCAAACGTTTGATCATTGAAACAGGAAGAACGCAAGGCGATGTGATTGAAGTTTTAAAAAATCTTGAAAAAGGCGTTGAAGTCATTAAAGAAGGAGCACGTAGTGTTAAAGACGGACAATCAGTTGAGGTAATTAACTATAAAGAAAACGAGAATGACAACTAA
- a CDS encoding efflux RND transporter permease subunit, which produces MTTKKKKNTEKEFGMSSWAINNKTTMYVLIAVFFYLGVSAFFSMPRENFPEVNETKIYVSTIYPGNTAEDIEKLIIDPLEDKLKTVSNVVETTSTSQEDYGMLIVEFDEHITVERALQKVKDEIDTETSSEDWPSFNGAKVEPDVFELSLSEEMPILNINISGDYPIEKLKDFAEYLQDEIEDLQEIKKADIRGAQEKEVEVAVDIYKMMAAKVTFSDILGAIGNGNITQSAGNLKASGQRRTIRIIGEIEKPSELENFVVKAEKGNAIYLKDVATVSFQEEDKTTFARKSGSPVVMLDVKKRAGKNMVAAAEQIQEIVKNATMNVFPQDLEVSITNDQSEKTIGQVDDLVNNIIFGVILVVTVLMFFLGFKNALFVGFAIPMSMFMSLMVLSLIGYSLNTMVLFGLIMGLGMLVDNGIVVVENVYRLMDEEGMSRIEAAKKGIGEIAFPIIISTLTTVAAFVPLGLWPGIMGEFMKILPITLSIVLGSSLFVAIFFNSVLVSRYMTIEDKDMPISQIIKITVIVAVIGTLILLFGGAYRGLGTIMIFTAIMLWAYRFFIRKWANSFQNKALVKLESWYEGQLRWALSKKRPYILSIGTFLLLIAAFIAFGISLGTQRTKVEFFPDNKPNQIIVYIEYPEGTAIEKTNEITRQIEKRVYDVVYDDKYIIDGENFLVESAVSQVGEGAGNPQTDAGSSAEMPHKAKITASMREYKYRRGEDSELLRQKVQKALVGIYPGVLISVEKNVDGPPAGSPINIEIEGDDYNELISTAEKMREFINSKNVAGIDELKIDVNKDKPTMQVQIDRKKAGELGVSAKQIGDQLRNSIFGAKAGIYKESGDDFDIYVRFNEANRYNTSALFNQNITFRDNTGQIKEIPLSAVATQKNNSGFSAIKHKDTRRVVTVYSALAPGYTDAGAIVTQIQNEMKSYEGLLEGIKIDYTGQIEEQNKQMTFLMGAFFTGLGLIFFILIFQFNSVSKPAIIMLAIFLSFIGVFGGIVLSGSAFVIMMTMVGIISLAGIVVNNGVVLLDYAQLLIDRKKNELDLDEDEFLTKEDLFESIVKAGKARLRPVLLTAITTILGLIPLAIGLNINFFTLFADFNPNIYMGGDNVVFWGPLAWTVIYGLFIATFLTLIVVPILFFLVTRFKMWIKGSKTSTEVVSQEIFDTDKRIETQF; this is translated from the coding sequence ATGACAACTAAGAAAAAGAAAAATACCGAAAAAGAGTTTGGTATGTCGTCGTGGGCAATAAACAATAAAACCACGATGTATGTGCTTATCGCTGTCTTTTTCTATTTAGGTGTTTCCGCGTTTTTTAGCATGCCTAGAGAGAATTTTCCAGAAGTTAACGAAACTAAAATTTATGTTAGTACAATCTATCCTGGAAACACAGCCGAAGATATAGAAAAACTAATAATAGATCCCTTAGAAGATAAACTGAAAACAGTTAGTAATGTTGTTGAAACCACCTCTACTTCACAAGAGGATTATGGGATGTTGATTGTTGAGTTTGATGAGCATATTACCGTTGAAAGAGCTCTGCAAAAAGTAAAAGACGAGATTGATACGGAAACCTCAAGTGAGGATTGGCCATCATTTAATGGCGCTAAAGTAGAACCAGATGTTTTTGAATTAAGTCTTTCTGAAGAAATGCCAATTTTAAATATTAATATTTCTGGTGATTATCCAATTGAAAAATTAAAAGATTTTGCTGAATATCTTCAAGATGAAATTGAAGATTTACAGGAAATTAAAAAAGCAGATATTAGAGGTGCTCAGGAAAAAGAGGTAGAAGTCGCAGTAGATATTTACAAAATGATGGCAGCTAAAGTGACCTTTAGTGATATTCTTGGAGCTATTGGCAATGGAAATATTACCCAATCTGCTGGAAATTTAAAAGCAAGTGGACAACGACGTACGATAAGAATTATTGGTGAAATTGAAAAACCTTCAGAATTAGAAAACTTCGTAGTTAAAGCTGAAAAAGGCAATGCTATTTACTTAAAAGACGTAGCGACAGTTTCTTTTCAAGAAGAAGATAAAACAACGTTTGCTAGAAAATCTGGTAGTCCTGTGGTCATGCTCGATGTTAAAAAACGTGCAGGTAAAAATATGGTTGCTGCAGCTGAGCAAATTCAAGAGATTGTTAAAAATGCTACGATGAATGTGTTTCCGCAAGATTTAGAAGTCTCAATTACTAATGACCAATCCGAAAAAACGATAGGTCAAGTTGATGACTTGGTTAATAATATCATTTTTGGTGTTATCCTTGTTGTAACCGTTTTAATGTTCTTTTTAGGATTTAAAAATGCCTTATTTGTCGGATTTGCTATTCCAATGTCAATGTTTATGTCGCTGATGGTATTAAGTCTTATAGGTTATAGTTTAAACACTATGGTGCTTTTCGGATTAATTATGGGACTAGGAATGCTCGTAGATAACGGAATTGTCGTTGTTGAAAATGTCTATCGATTAATGGATGAAGAAGGCATGAGTCGCATTGAAGCTGCTAAAAAAGGGATTGGAGAAATTGCATTTCCAATTATTATTTCAACGTTAACAACTGTGGCAGCCTTTGTTCCATTAGGTCTTTGGCCAGGGATTATGGGAGAATTTATGAAGATTTTACCTATTACTTTGTCTATTGTTCTCGGGTCTTCATTATTTGTAGCTATATTCTTTAATTCGGTTTTAGTCTCTAGGTATATGACTATCGAAGATAAAGATATGCCGATAAGTCAAATTATTAAAATTACAGTGATTGTTGCTGTTATAGGGACACTTATTCTTTTATTTGGTGGTGCATATAGAGGTTTAGGAACCATTATGATATTTACAGCGATTATGCTTTGGGCATATCGTTTTTTCATTAGAAAATGGGCAAATAGTTTCCAAAATAAAGCGTTGGTGAAACTAGAAAGTTGGTACGAAGGTCAACTACGTTGGGCTTTATCTAAAAAACGACCTTATATTTTAAGTATTGGTACATTTTTATTACTAATTGCGGCTTTTATAGCCTTCGGAATTTCGCTAGGCACACAACGTACAAAAGTTGAATTTTTTCCAGATAATAAACCAAATCAAATTATTGTTTATATCGAATATCCTGAAGGTACTGCAATAGAAAAAACAAATGAGATTACTCGTCAAATTGAAAAACGAGTTTACGATGTAGTTTACGATGATAAATACATTATTGATGGTGAAAATTTTTTAGTTGAAAGTGCTGTTTCTCAAGTTGGTGAAGGTGCTGGGAATCCGCAAACTGATGCTGGTTCTTCTGCAGAAATGCCACATAAAGCTAAAATAACTGCGTCAATGCGAGAATACAAGTATCGTCGTGGAGAAGATAGTGAGCTTTTACGTCAAAAGGTTCAGAAAGCTTTGGTCGGGATTTATCCAGGGGTTTTAATTTCTGTAGAAAAAAATGTAGATGGTCCACCTGCTGGTTCTCCTATTAATATAGAAATTGAAGGCGATGATTATAACGAGCTTATTTCAACCGCAGAAAAAATGCGTGAATTTATCAATTCAAAAAATGTTGCTGGTATTGATGAACTTAAAATAGATGTCAATAAGGACAAACCAACAATGCAAGTTCAAATTGACAGAAAAAAAGCCGGTGAGTTAGGTGTAAGTGCCAAACAGATTGGAGATCAATTACGAAATTCAATTTTTGGTGCAAAAGCCGGAATTTATAAAGAAAGTGGTGACGATTTTGATATCTATGTACGGTTTAATGAAGCAAATAGATACAATACTAGTGCGCTTTTTAATCAAAATATCACCTTTAGAGATAATACGGGACAAATTAAAGAAATACCATTGTCTGCAGTAGCAACACAAAAAAATAATTCTGGATTTAGTGCTATTAAGCACAAAGATACGAGACGAGTTGTAACGGTTTATTCTGCATTAGCACCTGGTTATACTGATGCTGGAGCTATTGTAACTCAAATTCAGAATGAAATGAAAAGTTACGAGGGTTTACTTGAAGGTATAAAAATAGATTATACAGGTCAAATTGAAGAGCAAAATAAGCAAATGACTTTTCTTATGGGAGCGTTTTTTACTGGATTAGGTTTAATTTTCTTCATTCTTATATTTCAATTTAATTCCGTTTCTAAGCCAGCAATTATTATGCTCGCTATATTTTTAAGTTTCATAGGTGTGTTTGGCGGTATTGTGCTTTCAGGAAGTGCCTTTGTAATTATGATGACCATGGTTGGGATTATTTCACTTGCCGGAATTGTAGTCAACAATGGAGTTGTCCTTTTAGATTATGCTCAGCTTTTAATAGATAGAAAGAAAAATGAACTCGATTTGGATGAAGATGAATTTCTAACAAAAGAAGACCTTTTTGAAAGTATTGTAAAGGCAGGTAAAGCACGTTTGAGACCAGTGTTATTAACAGCTATCACAACTATTTTAGGATTAATTCCGTTGGCTATAGGCTTAAATATTAATTTCTTTACACTGTTTGCTGATTTTAATCCTAACATTTATATGGGTGGAGATAACGTAGTGTTTTGGGGACCTTTGGCTTGGACTGTCATTTACGGATTATTTATAGCAACCTTCTTGACATTAATTGTTGTACCAATTTTGTTTTTCTTAGTAACTAGATTTAAAATGTGGATTAAAGGTTCAAAGACCTCTACTGAAGTTGTTTCTCAAGAAATATTTGATACAGATAAGAGAATTGAAACTCAATTCTAA
- the aspS gene encoding aspartate--tRNA ligase: MYRSHNCGELRASHINTEVTLSGWVQKSRDKGFIVWVDLRDRYGMTQLVFDEERTSKEMMTQAQGLGREFVIQVKGKVIERASKNPNMPTGDIEILVSELTVLNEAQLPPFTIEDETDGGEELRMKYRYLDIRRNPVKNSLIFRHKVTQEVRNYLSKEGFIEVETPYLIKSTPEGARDFVVPSRMNEGQFYALPQSPQTFKQLLMVGGMDKYFQIVKCFRDEDLRADRQPEFTQIDCEMAFIEQEDILNAFEGLTRHLLKEVNGVEVEKFPRMLYDDAMRLYGNDKPDIRFGMEFGELNDVAQHKEFNVFNSAELVVGIAVPGGNSYTRKEIDKLIDWVKRPQVGALGMVYSRCNDDGSFKSSVDKFYDQDDLAKWAQVTGAKPGDLVCVLSGNTNKVRAQLSALRMELAERLGLRDPKTFAPLWVMDFPLLEWDEDTERYHAMHHPFTSPKPGQLELLKTNPGDVKANAYDLVLNGNEIGGGSIRIHDKETQALMFDYLGFTPEEAKAQFGFLMDAFQYGAPPHGGLAFGLDRLVAILGGQETIRDFIAFPKNNNGRDVMIDAPALIDDEQLTELSLKLNLKS, encoded by the coding sequence ATGTACAGAAGTCATAATTGTGGTGAATTAAGAGCATCACACATCAATACAGAAGTTACCCTTTCAGGTTGGGTTCAAAAATCGCGAGATAAAGGATTTATCGTTTGGGTAGATTTGCGTGATCGCTACGGAATGACACAATTAGTGTTTGATGAAGAACGTACTTCAAAAGAAATGATGACACAAGCTCAAGGTTTAGGACGTGAGTTTGTGATTCAAGTGAAAGGAAAAGTGATAGAGCGTGCCTCTAAGAACCCAAATATGCCAACTGGTGATATTGAAATTCTAGTTTCTGAATTAACCGTTTTAAACGAAGCACAATTACCACCTTTTACCATTGAAGATGAAACCGATGGTGGTGAAGAACTACGTATGAAATATCGCTACTTAGATATCAGACGTAATCCAGTAAAAAATAGTTTGATCTTTAGGCATAAAGTAACTCAAGAAGTTAGAAACTATTTATCTAAAGAAGGATTCATTGAAGTTGAAACACCTTATTTAATAAAATCAACTCCTGAAGGTGCTCGTGATTTCGTTGTGCCTTCTCGAATGAATGAAGGTCAGTTTTATGCACTACCACAATCACCACAAACGTTCAAGCAACTTCTAATGGTTGGCGGAATGGATAAGTATTTTCAAATTGTAAAATGCTTTAGGGATGAAGATTTACGAGCAGATAGACAGCCTGAATTTACGCAAATAGATTGTGAAATGGCATTCATTGAGCAAGAAGATATTTTAAATGCTTTTGAAGGTTTAACGCGTCACTTATTGAAAGAAGTAAATGGCGTTGAAGTAGAAAAATTTCCAAGAATGCTCTATGATGATGCGATGCGTCTCTACGGAAATGACAAACCAGACATTCGCTTCGGAATGGAATTTGGTGAGTTAAATGATGTTGCTCAACATAAAGAGTTTAACGTGTTTAATTCTGCTGAATTAGTAGTTGGTATTGCAGTTCCTGGAGGAAATAGCTACACAAGAAAAGAAATAGATAAATTAATCGATTGGGTAAAACGTCCGCAAGTTGGTGCTTTAGGAATGGTTTATAGTAGATGTAATGATGATGGAAGTTTTAAATCTTCAGTAGATAAATTTTACGATCAAGATGATTTAGCAAAATGGGCTCAAGTTACTGGAGCAAAACCAGGAGATTTAGTATGTGTACTTTCAGGAAATACAAATAAAGTCAGAGCACAATTAAGTGCCTTACGTATGGAATTGGCCGAACGTTTAGGGTTAAGAGATCCTAAAACTTTCGCTCCACTTTGGGTAATGGATTTTCCATTATTAGAATGGGATGAAGATACAGAGCGTTATCATGCAATGCACCATCCATTTACGTCTCCAAAACCTGGACAGTTAGAATTATTGAAAACCAATCCAGGAGATGTAAAAGCTAATGCTTACGATTTAGTCCTTAACGGAAATGAAATTGGTGGTGGTTCGATTCGTATTCACGATAAAGAAACACAAGCTTTAATGTTTGATTATTTAGGGTTTACGCCTGAAGAAGCTAAAGCTCAATTTGGTTTTCTTATGGATGCTTTTCAATATGGAGCGCCTCCTCATGGTGGATTAGCTTTTGGATTGGATAGATTGGTTGCAATTCTTGGCGGACAAGAAACGATTCGTGATTTTATTGCATTCCCTAAAAATAATAATGGTCGAGATGTCATGATTGATGCTCCTGCTTTAATAGACGATGAGCAACTAACAGAGTTGAGTTTAAAACTTAATCTAAAATCATAA
- a CDS encoding tetratricopeptide repeat protein, which yields MERLLKLFLSIVVVFSVLSCDSKRERAEAVYKRAIHYPQGSMMSINGIKKATEIDSTYQQAVYELSVAYLKRGLPHKWKPQYNKSVLLDSVQRIPWRGYLYLWFYRDYKKAIADFDASDTLTPNFIDAPQGHSVDYWRGICYLGLKDYKNSIAYFDKYINIEIEESGEDWVELTAFLYRGIAYFETENYEQALLNFDKQLQYSRGFSADAKYYKALIFKNQNKIDEAKLLIEAAINDYDIGYYNNRPYVETLKEIYPEDLQALKAELQ from the coding sequence ATGGAGAGATTACTGAAATTATTCCTTAGTATAGTTGTTGTTTTCTCAGTACTGTCTTGTGATAGTAAACGAGAACGCGCTGAAGCAGTTTATAAAAGAGCCATTCATTATCCTCAAGGATCAATGATGAGTATCAATGGGATTAAAAAAGCAACTGAAATTGATTCCACTTACCAACAAGCAGTTTATGAACTTTCCGTAGCCTATTTAAAACGCGGCTTACCTCATAAATGGAAACCACAATACAATAAATCTGTGCTACTTGATTCAGTACAGCGCATTCCTTGGAGAGGATATCTTTACCTTTGGTTTTATAGAGATTATAAAAAAGCCATTGCAGATTTTGATGCAAGCGATACATTGACACCAAATTTTATTGATGCACCTCAAGGTCATAGTGTCGATTATTGGAGAGGTATTTGTTATTTAGGGTTAAAAGATTATAAAAACTCAATCGCATATTTTGATAAGTATATCAATATTGAAATTGAAGAATCTGGTGAAGATTGGGTGGAGCTTACTGCTTTTTTATATCGAGGAATTGCTTACTTCGAAACAGAAAATTACGAACAAGCGCTTTTAAATTTTGATAAGCAACTTCAATATTCAAGAGGTTTTAGTGCAGATGCAAAATACTACAAAGCTCTAATTTTTAAAAATCAAAATAAAATTGATGAAGCGAAACTTTTAATTGAAGCCGCTATTAATGATTACGACATAGGATATTATAATAACAGACCTTACGTAGAAACATTAAAAGAAATTTATCCTGAAGATTTGCAAGCACTAAAAGCAGAATTACAATAA
- a CDS encoding chloride channel protein, with translation MSIQNVIKRLLVLRYKYISQKNFVFLLAMLIGLLSGLVSVTIKNITYGIEWMLDHLAIVSRNSIYFILPVIGLWLVYLFVKYVSKQKVEHAIPSILFSLSKKNGLLKRSKIYLPLITAPITAGFGGSVGLLGPAIASASAVSSNISQLFHVDRKTRTLLIGCAAAGAIASIFQSPIAAIIFAIEVFSLDLTFASLLPLLIASVSSVLTSYFFVGNSVLFTYNVTTPFELRDTLFFIILGIGTGIASIYFSKIYFAVYKFFERFKTSGQKLIVGGLAIGIMLYFIPPLYGEGFGFINDLLDGNHLHALGKTPFDDYLDNIWVVIALLIGITIFKAVAMSTTFAAGGAGGIIIPTMVMGSALGNVVAKIINNIGLGFQVSESSFTLIGMAGLIAGVLHAPLTAIFLIAEITGGYQLFVPLMITVSMSFIITKNAIDHTIYTKELAEKGALLTHNKDQSVLTLMRLDSVVEQDFTVLYPEMSLGEMLHQGVAKSSRNLFPVVDEKQQMVGVILLDNIRDVMFDQTLYESTTVETFMHNPPEHIYYETDSMKMVMKKFQDTGAWNLPVIKDGIYYGFVSKSKLLTAYRRELINFTT, from the coding sequence ATGTCAATACAAAACGTCATAAAACGCTTATTAGTGTTGAGATATAAGTACATCTCACAGAAAAATTTTGTGTTTTTATTAGCAATGCTTATTGGTTTATTATCTGGTTTAGTTTCTGTAACAATAAAGAATATCACGTATGGTATTGAATGGATGTTAGACCATCTCGCCATAGTCTCAAGAAATAGTATTTATTTTATTCTCCCAGTTATCGGACTTTGGCTCGTGTATTTATTTGTAAAATACGTATCCAAACAAAAGGTAGAACATGCCATTCCTAGTATCCTTTTTTCGCTCTCTAAAAAGAACGGATTGTTAAAGCGTAGCAAAATTTATTTGCCTTTAATTACGGCACCAATTACTGCAGGTTTTGGAGGTTCGGTTGGGTTGCTTGGTCCTGCTATTGCATCAGCTTCAGCAGTAAGTTCAAATATTAGTCAGCTGTTTCATGTCGATAGAAAAACGAGAACGTTATTGATTGGTTGCGCTGCAGCTGGAGCTATTGCATCTATTTTTCAATCTCCAATTGCAGCTATTATTTTCGCCATAGAAGTTTTTAGTCTCGATTTGACTTTTGCGTCCTTATTACCTCTGTTAATTGCTTCAGTGTCTTCGGTTTTAACCTCTTATTTCTTTGTTGGAAATAGTGTGCTCTTCACTTATAATGTAACCACTCCTTTCGAATTAAGAGATACTTTGTTTTTTATTATTTTAGGTATTGGTACTGGTATCGCTTCTATTTATTTTTCTAAAATATATTTTGCAGTTTATAAATTTTTTGAACGGTTTAAAACCAGCGGACAAAAACTTATTGTTGGTGGATTAGCGATTGGTATCATGCTGTATTTTATTCCGCCTCTTTATGGTGAGGGTTTTGGATTTATTAATGATCTTCTCGATGGAAATCATTTGCATGCATTAGGAAAAACGCCATTTGATGATTATCTGGATAATATTTGGGTAGTAATTGCATTGCTTATTGGAATTACAATATTTAAAGCTGTTGCCATGTCTACAACTTTTGCAGCTGGTGGTGCTGGAGGAATTATTATTCCAACTATGGTAATGGGAAGTGCTCTCGGAAACGTAGTGGCTAAAATCATTAATAATATAGGATTAGGGTTTCAGGTGTCGGAATCTAGCTTCACACTCATTGGTATGGCTGGTTTAATTGCAGGAGTACTACATGCACCTTTAACTGCTATTTTTTTAATTGCTGAAATTACTGGAGGTTATCAATTGTTTGTACCTTTAATGATTACGGTTTCAATGTCTTTCATTATTACTAAAAATGCGATAGATCACACAATTTACACTAAAGAATTGGCTGAAAAAGGAGCATTGTTAACACATAATAAAGACCAATCAGTGTTAACATTAATGCGATTAGATAGTGTTGTAGAACAAGATTTTACTGTCCTTTATCCTGAAATGTCTTTAGGAGAAATGTTACATCAAGGTGTCGCAAAATCAAGCCGAAATTTGTTTCCCGTTGTTGATGAAAAACAACAGATGGTAGGTGTAATTTTATTAGACAATATTAGAGATGTGATGTTCGATCAAACACTTTATGAATCTACAACTGTTGAAACCTTTATGCATAATCCGCCTGAACACATTTATTATGAAACCGATTCTATGAAAATGGTTATGAAAAAATTTCAAGATACTGGAGCTTGGAATTTACCAGTAATTAAAGATGGTATCTATTATGGATTTGTGTCAAAATCGAAACTATTAACCGCTTATCGACGTGAATTAATTAATTTTACAACATAG